Proteins from a genomic interval of Bradyrhizobium sp. CCGB01:
- a CDS encoding DUF6894 family protein, which yields MPRYFFHVTHKRRELDRAGYELADEHAAWSKAMVTAGQILQGLGGKLTPHREWRMEVVDESQNAL from the coding sequence ATGCCGCGCTATTTCTTCCACGTCACCCACAAACGCCGCGAACTCGACCGGGCAGGCTATGAGCTAGCTGACGAGCACGCCGCTTGGTCTAAGGCCATGGTAACGGCTGGGCAGATACTCCAAGGCCTCGGCGGGAAGCTCACACCCCACCGCGAATGGCGGATGGAAGTCGTGGACGAGTCCCAAAACGCGCTCTAA